The proteins below come from a single Eremothecium sinecaudum strain ATCC 58844 chromosome II, complete sequence genomic window:
- the PRS5 gene encoding ribose phosphate diphosphokinase subunit PRS5 (Syntenic homolog of Ashbya gossypii ADR314C; Syntenic homolog of Saccharomyces cerevisiae YOL061W (PRS5)), with amino-acid sequence MNNIVVFAGSSHPSLVEKICDNLSIRPAQVKLGKFSNGETSINIGESVRDKDVYVIQSGCGHVNDNFMELLILINACKTSSANRVTAVMPYFCYSRQPDIPFTAKGAPVISKTADNAKSKSVLTTLKPTSQNSRKSIENVIENSISTLSLENGVSKPAVSDENDSAPFNSRIPVIPENNESSPTEAAGSVFNSSNSGYKLWLAQSGTLVANLLTTAGADHVITMDLHDAQFQGFFDIGVDNLYCKPLMLAYIQHHIPEYKNAVIVSPDSGGAKRSSKVADALGLPFTLIHKERRSQILKGPPDASLASGGSIPHNSKPLIFNLDCDEVKHSPSSKFVQTTMLVGDVRGKVCILVDDLVDTSYTITRASLLLKEQGATKVYAVITHGVFSGDALNRVASSGIDKIVVTNTVPQEETVKVLGKDKVDVIDVSRVFGEAIRRIHNGESISMLFEYVT; translated from the coding sequence ATGAATAACATTGTTGTATTTGCCGGTAGCTCCCATCCATCGTTGGTCGAAAAGATTTGTGATAATTTAAGTATCAGGCCTGCACAGGTTAAGTTAGGAAAGTTTTCAAATGGGGAAACTTCTATTAATATTGGGGAATCTGTGAGGGATAAGGATGTTTATGTTATACAAAGTGGATGCGGGCATGTTAACGATAACTTTATGGAATTGCTAATTCTCATAAATGCGTGCAAGACTTCTTCTGCTAACCGTGTTACAGCTGTTATGCCATATTTCTGCTATTCCAGACAGCCGGACATACCTTTTACGGCTAAGGGAGCCCCTGTGATTTCTAAGACAGCGGACAATGCGAAATCAAAATCTGTGCTGACTACTTTAAAGCCAACATCGCAAAATTCGCGGAAATCTATCGAGAATGTCATTGAAAATAGCATTTCAACGCTCTCTTTGGAAAATGGAGTATCAAAACCTGCGGTTAGCGACGAGAATGATTCAGCACCGTTCAACTCGCGGATACCTGTAATACCAGAAAATAATGAATCCTCACCAACAGAGGCTGCTGGTTCGGTTTTCAATTCCAGCAATTCTGGGTACAAGTTGTGGCTAGCACAAAGTGGTACCTTAGTTGCTAATTTGTTAACCACCGCGGGAGCGGACCATGTTATTACTATGGACCTACACGATGCACAGTTTCAAGGCTTCTTCGACATTGGTGTGGATAACCTATACTGTAAGCCTTTGATGCTTGCTTATATTCAACACCACATACCCGAGTATAAGAATGCTGTGATTGTTTCTCCAGACAGTGGCGGTGCGAAGAGGTCCAGTAAGGTTGCAGATGCGTTGGGACTTCCGTTTACCTTGATCCATAAAGAGAGACGTTCCCAGATTCTAAAGGGCCCCCCTGATGCCTCTTTAGCTTCTGGAGGTAGCATTCCACACAATTCAAAACCTCTAATCTTTAATTTGGATTGTGACGAGGTGAAGCATTCTCCATCATCAAAGTTTGTGCAAACTACTATGTTGGTTGGTGACGTCCGTGGCAAGGTATGTATATTGGTGGATGACTTAGTGGATACTTCATATACGATCACCAGGGCATCACTGTTGTTAAAGGAACAGGGCGCTACCAAAGTTTATGCTGTTATTACCCACGGTGTCTTCAGTGGGGATGCATTGAACAGAGTTGCAAGCTCGGGTATCGATAAGATAGTTGTTACCAACACTGTGCCTCAGGAAGAGACAGTTAAGGTCTTGGGTAAAGACAAAGTAGATGTCATTGACGTTTCCAGAGTATTTGGTGAGGCCATTAGAAGAATTCACAATGGTGAATCCATTAGCATGCTTTTTGAGTATGTCACTTGA
- the SHB17 gene encoding sedoheptulose-bisphosphatase (Syntenic homolog of Ashbya gossypii ADR323C; Syntenic homolog of Saccharomyces cerevisiae YKR043C (SHB17)) — MAKAPTPRCILIRHGQTEWSKSGQYTGLTDLPLTDYGVKQMRKTGSAIFQNNYIVPEHITYVFTSPRTRARQTVDLVLESLSENQRKNIRIVVDEDLREWEYGDYEGLLTHEIIALRKSRGLDQDRPWNIWRDGCENGETSEQFGLRLSRAISRIQHLHRIHQKEGRPSDILVFAHGHALRYFAGLWMKLGVTADVPPGANDIHTWDDDTVPATKLTQYSLLQDNPNFLLDAGGIGVLSYSHHNIDEPALALAGAFVCDVEEESQHDGV, encoded by the coding sequence ATGGCAAAAGCTCCCACCCCTCGTTGTATCTTAATTCGTCATGGTCAGACTGAATGGTCAAAGTCAGGCCAGTATACTGGATTAACCGACTTACCATTAACTGACTATGGTGTAAAACAAATGAGAAAGACTGGATCAGCCATCTTTCAAAACAACTACATAGTGCCAGAGCATATTACATATGTCTTCACTTCTCCTCGTACGCGCGCTCGTCAAACGGTTGACCTTGTTTTAGAGTCTTTGAGTGAGAATCAAAGAAAGAACATTAGAATAGTTGTCGACGAAGACTTGAGGGAATGGGAGTACGGTGACTATGAAGGTCTTCTAACCCATGAAATTATTGCTTTACGTAAGAGTCGTGGTCTTGACCAAGATAGACCTTGGAATATCTGGAGAGATGGTTGTGAGAACGGAGAGACAAGCGAACAATTTGGCCTTCGTCTTTCTCGAGCAATATCGCGGATCCAGCATTTACACAGAATTCACCAAAAGGAGGGAAGACCTAGTGATATTCTTGTATTTGCGCACGGACACGCTTTAAGGTACTTTGCGGGCCTCTGGATGAAACTCGGTGTTACGGCAGATGTTCCCCCAGGTGCTAACGATATTCACACATGGGACGATGATACCGTACCTGCAACGAAACTCACCCAGTATTCTTTATTGCAAGACAACCCTAACTTTCTCTTGGATGCAGGCGGTATTGGGGTTTTGTCATATTCGCACCATAACATCGACGAGCCTGCCTTAGCTTTGGCAGGCGCCTTTGTTTGTGATGTTGAGGAGGAATCGCAACACGATGGAGTATAG
- the ARP2 gene encoding actin-related protein 2 (Syntenic homolog of Ashbya gossypii ADR316W; Syntenic homolog of Saccharomyces cerevisiae YDL029W (ARP2)), translated as MDPYKPIVLDQGTGFVKIGRAGENFPDYTFPSIVGRPILRAEEQANINIPLKDIMIGDEASEVRPYLQISYPMENGIITNWADMEHLWDYAFYERMKIPSTSGGKVLLTEPPLNPLKNREKMCEVMLEKYDFGGVYVAIQAVLALYAQGLSSGVVVDTGDGVTHIVPVYESVVLTHLTRRLDVAGRDVTRYLIDLLSRRGYNFNKTADFETVRQIKEKLCYVSYDLDLDTKLARETTTLVQQYELPDGRVIKVGSERFEAPECLFQPDLVDVEQPGIGELLFKTIQSADVDIVTTLYKAIVLSGGSSMYPGLPSRLEKELKQLWFTRILKGDPTRLDKFKVRIEDPPRRRHMVFTGGAVLANIMADKDHMWLTKREWEESGPAAMSKFGAR; from the coding sequence ATGGATCCTTACAAACCAATTGTTTTAGATCAGGGCACTGGTTTTGTCAAAATAGGTCGTGCAGGTGAAAACTTCCCTGACTATACATTCCCATCAATCGTGGGTAGGCCGATCTTGAGGGCAGAGGAGCAAGCTAATATTAATATTCCCTTGAAAGATATAATGATTGGTGATGAGGCCAGTGAAGTGCGTCCTTATTTGCAAATCTCGTATCCCATGGAGAACGGTATAATCACAAATTGGGCTGATATGGAACACCTATGGGACTATGCATTTTACGAGAGGATGAAGATACCATCCACCTCAGGTGGTAAAGTTTTATTGACGGAGCCTCCATTGAATCCGTTAAAAAATAGAGAGAAGATGTGTGAAGTAATGCTTGAAAAGTACGATTTTGGTGGGGTTTATGTTGCGATCCAGGCAGTTTTGGCATTGTATGCTCAGGGGTTATCGTCAGGGGTTGTTGTGGACACTGGTGATGGTGTTACACATATTGTGCCTGTTTATGAATCTGTCGTTTTGACCCATTTAACGAGGAGATTGGATGTTGCTGGTAGAGATGTTACTCGGTACCTGATTGACTTACTCTCTCGTCGTGGATATAACTTCAACAAGACAGCCGATTTTGAAACTGTGAGACAAATTAAAGAGAAGCTTTGCTACGTTTCGTATGATTTAGACTTGGACACGAAATTGGCACGCGAAACAACCACTTTGGTCCAGCAATATGAGTTACCTGATGGTCGAGTCATTAAGGTTGGCTCAGAAAGATTTGAAGCCCCAGAATGCCTATTCCAACCTGATTTAGTTGATGTGGAACAGCCAGGCATTGGTGAACTTTTGTTTAAAACTATCCAATCTGCTGATGTTGATATTGTGACGACGTTGTACAAGGCTATTGTTTTGTCTGGTGGTTCATCTATGTATCCTGGGTTACCTTCTCGGTTAGAGAAAGAATTAAAACAGTTATGGTTTACCAGAATTTTGAAGGGTGATCCAACACGTTTAGACAAATTTAAAGTTAGGATTGAAGATCCTCCAAGAAGAAGGCACATGGTGTTTACTGGTGGTGCTGTTTTAGCAAATATAATGGCGGATAAAGACCATATGTGGCTAACTAAAAGAGAATGGGAAGAATCTGGTCCAGCAGCAATGTCCAAATTTGGGGCAAGGTAA
- the UIP5 gene encoding Uip5p (Syntenic homolog of Ashbya gossypii ADR324W; Syntenic homolog of Saccharomyces cerevisiae YKR044W (UIP5)): protein MVRRRNYESWIISLVVLGTFILFHMYYPSLDGSSPSLTATRRPTGSVRQSSKTLNVQNPLLVNRFHNKDASLSPPYLDKVNKYWHVKGSTVIKNWDEIRLTSGGEKNRWGVLLSNGMGDNVIDNFEVVVDFSLDATGTEKARGAGMVILVTSHHEYMTKRLHSGYARQQFQLSTALEIENHDLMGFPRNMPGLAIVIDTFKDDPGSRAQPPNLKLFLNDNVREQYYDLASDGERSTSKNLITAPMPTEEIRHRIRIIYLECIGYLKVDIDYGAKDRWKEIFRQEKNLKLPKNARNGQRYIGVGALNGEHSQNVKLHNVDTSEYQWVKGENDRQLENSFSYAKEITRFLNWELGEHIKMEEDDYAKWAEIKSALADESFIGVEYIEPSIGAKIGAFLKTSLIWCILAVGVYLMTKYLKAVLRKKGIIKRKSSDRDLNMGLLG from the coding sequence ATGGTTAGAAGGAGAAATTATGAATCTTGGATCATTTCCCTAGTGGTGCTGGGCACTTTCATACTATTTCACATGTACTATCCTTCCTTGGATGGATCCAGTCCCTCTCTGACTGCAACAAGACGACCTACCGGATCTGTTAGGCAATCGTCGAAAACTCTAAACGTACAGAATCCGCTATTAGTAAATCGGTTTCATAATAAAGATGCATCTTTATCTCCACCATACTTAGATAAGGTGAATAAGTATTGGCATGTAAAGGGTTCTACGGTCATCAAGAATTGGGACGAAATCAGGCTTACTAGTGGTGGAGAAAAGAATCGATGGGGCGTATTGCTTTCGAATGGTATGGGAGACAATGTTATTGACAATTTTGAGGTGGTTGTTGACTTCAGTTTGGATGCTACAGGTACAGAGAAAGCCCGCGGGGCGGGTATGGTTATCCTTGTAACTTCCCATCACGAGTATATGACGAAGCGTTTGCATTCTGGGTATGCTAGACAGCAGTTCCAACTGAGTACTGCATTAGAAATCGAAAATCATGATTTAATGGGGTTTCCACGTAATATGCCAGGACTTGCGATTGTAATAGATACTTTCAAAGACGATCCTGGTTCGAGGGCGCAGCCGCCGAACCTTAAGCTTTTCCTTAATGACAATGTGAGAGAGCAGTATTACGATTTGGCTAGCGATGGTGAGAGGTCGACTTCTAAGAATTTGATAACAGCCCCAATGCCAACCGAAGAGATCAGACACCGAATACGTATAATATACTTGGAATGTATAGGGTACTTGAAGGTTGATATTGACTATGGAGCCAAAGATCGGTGGAAAGAGATTTTCAGACAGGAAAAGAATCTTAAACTTCCGAAGAATGCTCGTAACGGGCAGCGCTACATTGGTGTAGGAGCACTTAATGGGGAACACAGTCAGAATGTGAAGTTACATAACGTGGATACATCAGAATATCAGTGGGTGAAAGGCGAAAATGACCGTCAATTAGAGAACTCTTTCAGTTACGCAAAGGAAATAACCAGGTTTTTGAATTGGGAACTAGGTGAGCATATCAAAATGGAGGAGGACGACTACGCTAAGTGGGCTGAAATTAAATCTGCTCTTGCAGATGAGTCATTTATTGGTGTTGAGTATATCGAACCTTCGATTGGTGCTAAGATTGGTGCATTTTTAAAGACATCTCTTATTTGGTGCATCTTGGCAGTGGGAGTGTACCTAATGACTAAATACCTTAAGGCAGTTTTGCGAAAGAAGGGAATTATTAAAAGAAAATCCAGTGATCGTGACCTCAATATGGGGTTGCTTGGTTAA
- the ASF1 gene encoding nucleosome assembly factor ASF1 (Syntenic homolog of Ashbya gossypii ADR320C; Syntenic homolog of Saccharomyces cerevisiae YJL115W (ASF1)), with product MSIVSLLGVNVLNNPAKFTDPYEFEITFECLEPLKSDLEWKLTYVGSSRSLEHDQELDSILVGPVPVGVNKFLFTADPPSPELIPASELVSVTVILLSCAYDGREFVRVGYYVNNEYDTEELRNDPPQKVQVDHVVRNILAEKPRVTRFNIVWDNEQEDQYPPEQPGVDEEEIDEEDNDDEEDDEEGEEDSYEEDEEEEGEEDGEEPSAKKRKVQDDGEEEEDEADEIDLEAEEEDEEEEAEEEEDDEEAEEVNEEEDEEEESAVATGKEHGTETVPTPQDTTEAK from the coding sequence ATGTCCATCGTTAGTCTATTAGGGGTAAATGTACTCAATAACCCTGCAAAGTTTACAGATCCATACGAATTTGAAATCACATTTGAATGCTTAGAACCACTTAAAAGTGATCTTGAATGGAAATTGACTTATGTCGGTTCCTCTCGTTCTCTTGAACACGATCAAGAGTTGGACTCTATACTTGTAGGCCCGGTCCCGGTAGGAGTCAATAAGTTTCTCTTCACAGCCGACCCTCCATCTCCAGAACTAATTCCAGCTAGTGAGTTGGTAAGTGTGACAGTCATTCTACTGTCTTGTGCTTACGACGGAAGAGAGTTTGTTAGAGTTGGGTACTACGTGAACAATGAATATGATACAGAAGAGCTGAGAAATGATCCACCCCAAAAGGTGCAAGTTGACCATGTTGTGAGGAATATTCTAGCAGAGAAACCTAGGGTAACCAGATTCAACATTGTATGGGATAACGAGCAAGAAGACCAGTACCCGCCAGAACAGCCTGGTGtggatgaagaagagatcgatgaagaagacaaCGACGACGAAGAAGACGACGAAGAAGGCGAAGAAGACTCCTACGAGgaagacgaagaagaagaagggGAAGAAGACGGCGAAGAACCCAGCGCTAAGAAGAGAAAAGTACAGGATGACGGagaggaggaggaggacGAAGCTGATGAAATAGATCttgaagctgaagaagaagatgaagaagaggaagccgaggaagaagaagacgatGAAGAAGCCGAGGAAGTaaatgaagaagaagatgaagaagaagagTCCGCGGTAGCTACTGGAAAAGAGCACGGTACCGAAACGGTTCCAACCCCTCAAGACACTACGGAAGCGAAATAG
- a CDS encoding uncharacterized protein (Syntenic homolog of Ashbya gossypii ADR319W; Syntenic homolog of Saccharomyces cerevisiae YKR041W) produces the protein MPKEDDYLSDSSCEESITYVRPLFRRKQSKSCDGRLSNDEVSHTGSVSTESNSKTNNKIRVKKFDFSRVQKVCFPKTASNTATPVIKETTFRSLKLKPYGNVNGYNFLVTEDEYDRLNEAEGLSAVNIGVRINANLYNTKSDKNRLSGQFGHGLKKYWDNNSKIRVPIRNAPLLTDVNIEAITTAAIRDFYLESSEILGVPLKVLLRDQRIRWHPDRMMRRFEALEVNNRIITLLFQIINELWLDCV, from the coding sequence ATGCCTAAGGAGGATGATTATCTTAGTGATAGTAGCTGTGAGGAATCTATTACATATGTGAGACCCTTGTTTCGACGCAAGCAGTCAAAATCCTGCGATGGTCGTCTTTCCAACGATGAGGTATCACATACTGGATCAGTTTCTACCGAAAGCAATTCCAAGACGAATAACAAGATCAGGGTTAAAAAATTCGATTTTAGTAGGGTGCAAAAAGTCTGCTTTCCTAAGACAGCTTCTAATACAGCTACGCCAGTGATAAAGGAAACAACCTTCAGGTCACTGAAGCTTAAACCGTATGGAAACGTAAATGGGTATAATTTTCTTGTTACCGAAGATGAATATGATAGACTAAATGAGGCAGAGGGGCTGTCTGCTGTCAATATCGGGGTAAGAATCAATGCTAATCTTTACAACACGAAGTCTGATAAAAATAGGTTATCTGGACAATTTGGGCATGGTCTGAAGAAATATTGGGATAATAACAGTAAAATTAGGGTTCCTATTAGAAATGCGCCTCTATTAACTGACGTCAATATTGAAGCTATTACTACTGCTGCTATACGTGATTTTTACTTAGAAAGTAGCGAAATATTGGGTGTACCATTGAAAGTACTGCTACGAGACCAACGTATACGTTGGCATCCAGACAGAATGATGAGACGATTTGAGGCACTAGAAGTGAACAATCGCATTATCActcttctttttcaaatCATTAATGAACTATGGCTTGACTGTGTTTAA
- a CDS encoding HBR205Cp (Syntenic homolog of Ashbya gossypii ADR321C; Syntenic homolog of Ashbya gossypii NOHBY439; No homolog in Saccharomyces cerevisiae; Syntenic homolog of Kluyveromyces lactis KLLA0E14960g): protein MTTSVLYYGIPLVILCSGVQSFALVLQRKAANNLAQLTHLYLPDEANDTERGQYSMYRDSTWQLGFALFLVSSLAGSTIQLAALPLVLVAPLQSSGLIFNSWFSSWLLAEPMTREMVTRTILICIGGALLGTVGVGVDSLSDVPSVRRDYKHLVLLAGDNMFICYFLLTNILALAVIVSVFFMRSRHLRSKYEVDIERAQLITPRKGPRNSVFGLCIAFASGVWSAHCLLSAKCITDIILMGTEDDTDIKVIALQVAPIATVCCVFAVSQLYLLNLSLRYMSTSIVCPFVFSIYNAVTILNGIIFYKVQKHVSMWFIVCAIIGIIVLNLGIYGLPIWNDEDKKITHGENTSYTAGNTCDTLTYSSTKYNTTSLSWGQSTVREPTGGKGVTGLDE, encoded by the coding sequence ATGACAACAAGTGTTTTATATTATGGTATACCTCTTGTAATATTATGCAGTGGGGTTCAATCGTTTGCTTTAGTGCTTCAAAGAAAAGCTGCTAATAATTTAGCACAACTGACCCATCTCTATTTACCTGATGAAGCTAATGATACAGAAAGAGGCCAGTATTCCATGTATCGAGATAGCACATGGCAACTAGGGTTTGCATTATTTTTGGTTTCCAGTCTTGCAGGAAGTACAATCCAGTTGGCAGCTCTACCACTAGTTTTAGTAGCTCCTTTGCAATCGTCAGGCTTAATATTCAACAGCTGGTTTTCAAGTTGGCTGCTGGCAGAGCCAATGACACGTGAAATGGTCACAAGAACAATTCTCATATGTATAGGAGGCGCACTTCTTGGCACTGTTGGAGTGGGCGTTGACTCACTCTCGGATGTACCTTCGGTTCGCCGTGATTATAAACATCTGGTACTACTTGCTGGAGACAATATGTTTATTTGCTACTTCTTATTGACAAATATCTTGGCGCTGGCAGTTATAGTGTCAGTCTTTTTCATGAGATCTAGACATCTGCGATCAAAATACGAAGTAGATATTGAGAGAGCACAACTAATAACTCCAAGAAAAGGGCCACGGAATAGTGTTTTTGGACTTTGTATTGCATTTGCTAGTGGAGTTTGGTCTGCACATTGCTTACTGTCCGCGAAGTGCATTACAGACATTATTTTAATGGGAACAGAAGACGATACAGATATAAAAGTAATTGCACTGCAGGTGGCTCCAATTGCAACAGTTTGTTGCGTCTTTGCAGTTTCCCAACTATATCTACTAAACCTGTCTCTACGCTATATGTCAACTTCGATTGTTTGTCCCTTTGTGTTTTCGATATACAACGCGGTCACCATCTTGAATGGGATAATTTTCTACAAGGTACAGAAACACGTTTCCATGTGGTTTATAGTTTGCGCTATTATTGGGATTATTGTACTAAACCTAGGAATATATGGTCTGCCAATATGGAATGATGAGGATAAGAAGATAACACATGGAGAAAATACGAGCTACACTGCTGGGAACACCTGCGATACATTAACTTATAGTTCAACGAAATACAACACAACATCACTATCGTGGGGGCAAAGCACGGTTAGAGAACCCACTGGAGGTAAAGGCGTCACTGGATTGGATGAGTAG
- the MPS1 gene encoding serine/threonine/tyrosine protein kinase MPS1 (Syntenic homolog of Ashbya gossypii ADR317C; Syntenic homolog of Saccharomyces cerevisiae YDL028C (MPS1)) yields MKEAFSTNHYLRNRPLSSYNSSTTNGFLRRSHSQIEDSDDEKSLGPPKLSNFGSALLTDKENETPTYSHRGGASSQTTHTKPATLTSTVHTEDGSNSTLFTSVSRNQQSMTTMLPDHAIHTEDGLNSHRYQLIQQSLKDEVTSRQATRRIRRFINSRFSTLGPAKRNSTSTTNLDMSSNVSHDDSRDISQQDPNASSSSNNNSGILQNHDYNVFLDMETDSKLSKKEHDASSRSPLVAGNASVTGIDYGNVSFGDLNPYQYLKTHNLPTSELPNISRIYFEMQKRENRRAAVRKNIFTHSSAIKDSGDAISSYSNNNNNESNHNNNNNNSGNKAALNMAPKKDRQPRRKPSDASVSSFSKIQSSPMTGLSNYAQVQRQQTTQKNSIQSEDIPPGNPIKKREALNNLDVNANPQRSAFIKKHKRDSSHVNYGRDSEIPIVKKVEIVEPLRAPVTEVVPLKPSQSNEGYQHPQRRRQVIQVNGSEYEKIELLGRGGSSKVYKVRSTGNKVYALKRVSFDEFDDSSVDGFKGEIELLKKLENQTRVVKLIDHEMDHGVLYVVMECGDNDLSQVLAQRANMPLDIEFVRYHAQEMLKCVKVVHEAGIVHSDLKPANFVFVKGILKIIDFGIANAVPDHTVNIYRDTQIGTPNYMAPEALVAMNYATDQVSSQEDIHRNRWKVGKPSDIWSCGCIIYQMIYGRPPYGGFQGQNRLLAIMNPEVKIVYPERTSSGEVVPRTALDTIKACLERTPDKRWTVNELLNGSFIKPVSVTHFFIRDLIKNAVKYGSDQSYVSKEKVENLADDVWNRLNDFRL; encoded by the coding sequence ATGAAGGAAGCTTTTTCAACTAATCATTATCTTCGAAATCGACCTTTAAGCAGCTATAATAGTAGCACTACAAATGGGTTTTTACGCAGATCGCATTCTCAGATTGAGGACTCGGATGATGAAAAGTCTTTAGGCCCTCCAAAGTTAAGTAATTTTGGTTCAGCGTTGCTAACTGACAAGGAGAACGAAACCCCAACATATTCACATAGAGGAGGTGCCTCATCTCAAACCACGCATACTAAACCCGCAACGCTAACCTCAACGGTACACACAGAGGATGGCTCTAATTCAACGTTGTTCACTTCGGTATCTAGGAATCAACAAAGTATGACAACAATGCTCCCCGATCATGCCATTCATACAGAGGATGGGTTAAACTCACACAGATACCAGCTTATACAGCAGTCATTAAAGGATGAGGTTACTTCCAGACAGGCTACAAGGAGGATTAGGAGGTTTATAAACTCTCGTTTCTCTACGTTGGGTCCCGCTAAGCGAAATAGTACCTCTACTACGAATTTAGACATGTCTTCGAACGTAAGCCATGATGATTCGAGAGATATTTCTCAACAGGATCCCAACgcttcatcttcttcgAATAATAATAGTGGTATTTTACAGAACCATGATTACAATGTTTTTCTTGATATGGAGACTGACTCGAAACTATCTAAAAAGGAACACGACGCAAGTAGTCGATCGCCTCTCGTTGCCGGGAACGCAAGTGTCACTGGAATTGACTATGGCAACGTATCTTTTGGTGACTTAAATCCATATCAATACTTAAAGACACATAATCTTCCAACCAGCGAACTTCCAAATATATCACGAATATATTTTGAAATGCAAAAGAGAGAAAATAGAAGAGCAGCTGTGAGGAAAAATATATTCACACATAGCAGCGCTATAAAGGACAGTGGCGATGCCATCAGCAGTTACAGTAATAATAACAATAATGAGAGTAATcacaacaacaacaacaatAATAGTGGTAATAAGGCTGCACTAAATATGGCACCAAAGAAGGATCGCCAGCCTCGAAGGAAGCCCAGTGACGCGTCAGTGAGCTCATTTTCCAAAATTCAATCCTCTCCAATGACTGGGCTATCCAATTACGCTCAGGTACAAAGACAACAAACTACGCAGAAGAACTCTATTCAATCAGAAGACATACCGCCAGGAAATCCTATCAAAAAGCGAGAAGCTCTGAACAACCTGGACGTGAATGCTAACCCTCAGCGCTCCGCATTTATTAAGAAACATAAACGTGATAGTAGTCATGTAAATTATGGCAGAGACTCAGAAATACCTATTGTCAAAAAAGTCGAAATAGTGGAGCCTTTGAGGGCTCCTGTGACTGAAGTAGTTCCTTTGAAACCATCTCAATCAAATGAAGGGTACCAGCACCCTCAAAGGAGGCGACAAGTCATCCAGGTTAATGGTTCGGAATATGAAAAAATAGAATTACTCGGACGAGGTGGTTCTTCTAAAGTTTACAAGGTTCGTAGTACGGGAAATAAGGTATATGCCTTGAAACGGGTATCTTTTGATGAGTTTGATGACTCCAGCGTTGATGGATTTAAAGGTGAAATTGAATTGTTGAAGAAATTAGAGAACCAAACCCGTGTAGTAAAACTAATAGATCACGAAATGGATCATGGAGTCTTGTACGTAGTCATGGAATGCGGCGATAATGACCTTTCTCAGGTGCTCGCGCAGAGAGCAAATATGCCTTTGGATATTGAGTTTGTGCGCTACCACGCACAGGAGATGTTAAAATGTGTTAAGGTAGTCCATGAAGCAGGAATTGTCCATTCAGACTTGAAACCTGCAAACTTTGTATTTGTGAAGGGTATCTTAAAAATTATAGATTTTGGCATTGCAAACGCAGTTCCTGACCATACAGTCAATATTTACCGTGATACTCAGATTGGTACGCCAAACTATATGGCACCAGAAGCTCTAGTAGCAATGAATTACGCAACCGACCAGGTATCGTCCCAAGAGGATATTCATAGAAACAGATGGAAAGTCGGGAAGCCATCTGATATTTGGTCTTGTGGTTGCATAATATATCAGATGATATATGGGAGGCCTCCATATGGTGGATTCCAGGGCCAGAATCGACTATTGGCAATCATGAACCCGGAGGTAAAGATAGTCTACCCCGAAAGGACCTCATCGGGTGAGGTGGTACCACGCACCGCGCTGGACACTATAAAAGCGTGTTTAGAAAGAACTCCTGATAAGAGATGGACCGTAAATGAACTTCTCAATGGTTCTTTTATTAAACCAGTTTCGGTAACGCATTTCTTCATCCGTGATTTAATAAAGAATGCCGTTAAGTACGGCTCAGATCAAAGCTATGTTTCCAAAGAAAAGGTGGAAAACTTGGCGGATGATGTTTGGAACAGATTAAATGATTTTAGGTTATAG